A single genomic interval of Lathyrus oleraceus cultivar Zhongwan6 chromosome 7, CAAS_Psat_ZW6_1.0, whole genome shotgun sequence harbors:
- the LOC127101909 gene encoding uncharacterized protein LOC127101909, with the protein MLVTAYAEKFEDMAAYSRQAAYAPYESLKKVQEERDQYRSGQRDQGRPGSQFRPRSQAFKGKQVQHARSNQPPQCQREGRMSRECPQNKNQMQGRGTGRVYTLDARKAKSNNALIAGTCLINNHPCFILFDCGATHSFISIRCMKRLSLQAIPLSPPTVVTTAMDDVVDVVLGMDWLSANSVFTGCEEKLFIIPSSEATPKDVLTTIFEGTIGMVNFLFENEKSTLLVLTKESSDNLSVTQIPVVCEFPEVFPEDVASLPPEREVEFSIDLIPGTDPIFVSPYRMAPLELRELKNQLEGLLTKHFI; encoded by the exons ATGTTAGTAACTGCGTATGCTGAGAAGTTCGAAGATATGGCTGCTTATTCTAGGCAGGCCGCGTACGCACCTTATGAGAG TTTGAAGAAAGTTCAAGAAGAAAGGGATCAGTATAGGAGTGGACAGAGAGACCAAGGGAGGCCAGGTAGCCAGTTTAGGCCTAGATCTCAAGCTTTCAAGGGAAAACAGGTGCAACATGCAAGATCTAACCAACCTCCTCAATGTCAA AGGGAGGGACGCATGTCTAGGGAATGTCCTCAGAATAAGAATCAGATGCAGGGGAGGGGCACTGGTCGAGTTTATACTTTGGATGCAAGGAAGGCTAAAAGCAACAATGCCTTAATTGCGGGTACGTGTCTCATCAATAATCATCCTTGTTTTATATTGTTTGATTGTGGGGCGACACACTCTTTTATATCAATTCGGTGCATGAAGCGTCTTAGCTTGCAAGCAATTCCCTTGTCTCCTCCTACGGTGGTTACTACCGCCATGGATGATGTG GTTGATGTAGTTTTAGGGATGGATTGGCTTTCCGCCAATTCGGTGTTTACTGGATGTGAAGAGAAGTTGTTTATCATTCCATCTAGTGAAGCTACTCCAAAGGATGTATTAACTACTATCTTTGAAGGGACGATTGGCATGGTTAATTTCTTATTTGAGAATGAAAAGTCAACTCTCTTGGTTCTTACCAAGGAATCTAGCGATAACCTGAGTGTTACACAAATTCCTGTTGTTTGTGAATTTCCGGAAGTTTTCCCTGAGGATGTCGCCTCTCTTCCTCCTGAAAGGGAAGTGGAATTCTCTATTGATCTTATACCTGGGACGGATCCAATCTTCGTTTCTCCGTATCGCATGGCGCCCCTCGAGTTGAGAGAGTTGAAGAATCAATTGGAAGGGTTGTTAACCAAGCATTTCATCTGA